One region of Skermanella mucosa genomic DNA includes:
- the ntrB gene encoding nitrate ABC transporter permease — protein sequence MTSVPVDETTNSPAVQPQTPVAVTSSAAARLRERLYQALPDVVLPAITLLVVLLAWHLIAVNLGGGFPGIGETWDRGVELLSDPFYSNGPNDMGLFWQVLYSLGRVTAGFLLAALVGVPVGFLMGSSAIFRKGWAPLIQILRPVSPLAWLPIGLLLFRAVDPSAIFVIFITSIWPMILNTAAGVEAIPNDYRNVAAVLRLNRIEMVRHILLPATLPHVLTGMRLSLGIAWMVIVAAEMLTGGIGIGFFVWDEWNNLNVSSIIVAIIVIGLVGILLDMGMNLIQRRFDHTKR from the coding sequence ATGACCAGCGTCCCGGTGGACGAGACCACGAACTCGCCCGCAGTCCAGCCACAAACCCCTGTCGCCGTGACCTCCTCGGCGGCGGCCCGCCTCCGCGAGCGGCTTTACCAGGCGCTGCCCGACGTCGTGCTGCCGGCCATCACCCTCCTGGTGGTGCTGCTGGCGTGGCACCTGATCGCCGTCAACCTGGGCGGCGGCTTTCCCGGCATCGGGGAGACCTGGGACCGCGGCGTAGAGCTGCTGTCGGACCCGTTCTACAGCAACGGCCCGAACGACATGGGGCTGTTCTGGCAGGTGCTCTACTCGCTGGGCCGCGTGACGGCGGGCTTCCTGCTGGCCGCCCTGGTGGGGGTCCCGGTCGGATTCCTGATGGGATCCAGCGCGATCTTCCGCAAGGGCTGGGCGCCGCTGATCCAGATCCTGCGTCCGGTCAGCCCGCTGGCTTGGCTGCCGATCGGGCTGCTGCTGTTCCGCGCGGTCGATCCCTCGGCGATCTTCGTGATCTTCATCACCAGCATCTGGCCGATGATCCTGAACACCGCTGCCGGGGTCGAGGCGATCCCCAACGACTACCGCAACGTGGCGGCCGTCCTGCGGCTGAACCGGATCGAGATGGTCCGCCACATCCTGCTGCCCGCCACCCTGCCCCACGTGCTGACCGGCATGCGCCTGTCCCTGGGCATCGCCTGGATGGTCATCGTGGCGGCCGAGATGCTGACCGGCGGCATCGGTATCGGCTTCTTCGTCTGGGACGAATGGAACAACCTGAACGTGTCGAGCATCATCGTCGCCATCATCGTGATCGGGTTGGTCGGCATCCTGCTGGACATGGGCATGAACCTGATCCAGCGCCGTTTCGACCATACCAAGCGCTGA
- a CDS encoding pseudouridine-5'-phosphate glycosidase, with product MHDYLAIHPEVAEALQARKAVVALESTIISHGMPYPRNVETARLVEQTIRDGGAIPATIAVLDGRIRIGLTDDDLEHLANSGATGREVMKLSRRDLPVALATSADGATTVSATMICAALAEIAVFATGGIGGVHRGAESTLDISADLDELATTNVAVVCAGAKAILDLPKTVEYLETRGVPVLGYGTDELPAFYTRSSGIRLASRCDSPAMVARILRAKWQLGLNGGAVIANPIPQSAALDQGLVDGAIAQALADADARGVKGKDVTPFLLSRLEELTGGASLEANIALVRNNAAVAASIAHAYAELSAETTLPPKPHLTRTRPWY from the coding sequence ATGCACGATTACCTTGCCATCCATCCCGAGGTCGCCGAGGCGCTCCAGGCCAGAAAGGCCGTGGTCGCGCTGGAATCGACCATCATTTCCCACGGCATGCCCTATCCCCGGAACGTGGAGACGGCCCGCCTGGTGGAGCAGACGATCCGCGACGGCGGCGCCATCCCGGCGACGATCGCGGTGCTCGACGGGCGCATCCGGATCGGCCTGACCGACGACGACCTGGAACACCTCGCCAACAGCGGGGCAACCGGCCGCGAGGTCATGAAGCTGAGCCGGCGCGACCTGCCGGTGGCGCTCGCCACCAGCGCCGACGGTGCCACCACGGTTTCCGCCACCATGATCTGCGCGGCGCTGGCGGAGATCGCGGTCTTCGCCACCGGCGGCATCGGCGGCGTCCACCGCGGCGCCGAGAGCACGCTGGACATCTCCGCCGACCTGGACGAGCTGGCGACCACCAACGTCGCCGTGGTCTGCGCCGGCGCCAAGGCGATCCTGGACCTGCCCAAGACGGTCGAATACCTGGAAACCCGCGGCGTCCCCGTGCTGGGCTACGGCACAGACGAGTTGCCGGCCTTCTACACCCGCTCCAGCGGGATCAGGCTGGCATCCCGCTGCGACAGCCCGGCGATGGTCGCGCGTATCCTGCGCGCCAAGTGGCAGCTCGGCCTGAACGGCGGCGCCGTGATCGCCAACCCGATCCCGCAGTCGGCGGCGCTCGACCAGGGTTTGGTCGACGGAGCGATCGCCCAGGCGCTGGCCGATGCCGACGCGCGGGGCGTGAAGGGCAAGGACGTGACCCCGTTCCTGCTGTCCCGCCTGGAGGAACTGACCGGCGGCGCCAGCCTGGAGGCCAACATAGCATTGGTCCGCAACAACGCCGCCGTGGCGGCCTCCATCGCCCACGCCTACGCCGAGCTGAGCGCGGAGACGACGCTGCCGCCGAAGCCCCACCTGACGCGGACGCGGCCCTGGTACTGA
- a CDS encoding ABC transporter ATP-binding protein gives MTAYLSIEGVGITFNPRKSPVPAVRDVDLKIARGEFVSIIGHSGCGKSTLLNIVAGLLKPTLGGVFLEGKLVDAPGPDRAVVFQNHSLLPWLTVYDNVRLAVDKVFGKTRGAQERHDWTLHNLNLVGMAHAVGKHPSEISGGMKQRVGIARALAMEPKVLLMDEPFGALDALNRARLQDALMQIQTALRNTVIMITHDVDEAVLLSDRIVMMTNGPAATVGEVLDIPLERPRKRLDLADDATYAHCRGEVLRFLYARHRPADADAA, from the coding sequence ATGACCGCATATCTCAGCATCGAGGGCGTCGGCATCACCTTCAATCCCCGGAAGTCGCCCGTGCCGGCGGTGCGCGACGTGGACCTGAAGATCGCCCGGGGCGAGTTCGTCAGCATCATCGGCCATTCCGGCTGCGGCAAGTCCACCCTGCTCAACATCGTCGCCGGCCTGCTGAAGCCGACGCTGGGCGGGGTCTTCCTGGAAGGGAAGCTGGTCGACGCGCCGGGCCCCGACCGGGCCGTGGTGTTCCAGAACCACTCGCTGCTGCCCTGGCTGACCGTCTACGACAATGTCCGGCTGGCCGTGGACAAGGTGTTCGGCAAGACCCGCGGCGCGCAGGAGCGCCACGACTGGACCCTGCACAACCTGAACCTGGTCGGCATGGCGCACGCCGTCGGCAAGCATCCGTCCGAGATTTCCGGCGGCATGAAGCAGCGGGTCGGCATCGCCCGGGCCTTGGCGATGGAGCCCAAGGTGCTGCTGATGGACGAGCCGTTCGGCGCGCTCGATGCGCTCAACCGCGCCCGGCTCCAGGACGCGCTGATGCAGATCCAGACCGCCCTGCGCAACACCGTCATCATGATCACCCACGACGTGGACGAGGCGGTGCTGCTGTCCGACCGCATCGTGATGATGACCAACGGCCCCGCCGCCACCGTCGGCGAGGTGCTGGACATCCCGCTGGAGCGTCCGCGCAAGCGCCTCGACCTCGCCGACGACGCGACCTACGCCCACTGCCGCGGCGAGGTGCTGCGCTTCCTCTACGCCCGGCATCGTCCCGCCGATGCCGATGCCGCCTGA
- a CDS encoding ligase-associated DNA damage response exonuclease produces MTAPISLPDAWPPESWIKVLPQGLYVEPGDFFVDPVRPAERAVITHGHADHARPNNARVLATPDTLAIMRARYGESAGGSLQPLPYGETVRIGEVDVRFVPAGHVLGSAQAVMEYRGCRIVVSGDYKRRADPTCAPFEPVPCDVFVTEATFGLPVFRHPPDGGEIARLLHSVELFPERSHVVGAYALGKCQRVIALIRKAGYDKPIFLHGAHIPLCNLYKELGVDLGELVPATGLKKDAFVGHIVMAPPSAVADRWARRLPDPVVAMASGWMTVRQRARQRGVELPLVISDHADWDELCMTIEEVGAPEVWVTHGREEALVHYATGRGIRARALALVGFDEEGQGELPDLEQPPAARAAPAQGALL; encoded by the coding sequence ATGACCGCTCCGATTTCCCTTCCCGACGCTTGGCCTCCCGAATCCTGGATCAAGGTCCTGCCCCAGGGGCTCTATGTCGAACCCGGCGACTTCTTCGTCGATCCGGTCCGCCCGGCCGAACGCGCCGTGATCACCCACGGCCACGCCGACCACGCCCGGCCGAACAACGCGCGGGTACTCGCGACTCCCGATACGCTGGCGATCATGCGCGCCCGCTACGGCGAATCCGCCGGCGGGTCGCTCCAGCCGCTGCCCTATGGGGAGACGGTGCGCATCGGCGAGGTGGACGTCCGGTTCGTCCCGGCCGGCCACGTGCTGGGCAGCGCCCAGGCGGTGATGGAGTACCGGGGCTGCCGGATCGTCGTCTCGGGCGACTACAAGCGCCGGGCCGATCCGACCTGCGCGCCGTTCGAGCCGGTGCCCTGCGACGTGTTCGTGACCGAGGCGACCTTCGGCCTGCCGGTGTTCCGCCACCCGCCGGACGGCGGCGAGATCGCCCGGCTGCTCCACTCGGTCGAGCTGTTCCCGGAGCGCAGCCACGTGGTCGGCGCCTACGCGCTCGGCAAATGCCAGCGGGTGATCGCCCTGATCCGCAAGGCCGGCTACGACAAGCCGATCTTCCTGCACGGCGCGCATATTCCCCTGTGCAACCTGTACAAGGAGTTGGGCGTGGACCTGGGGGAACTGGTGCCGGCGACCGGGCTGAAGAAGGACGCCTTCGTCGGCCATATCGTGATGGCGCCGCCCTCGGCGGTGGCGGACCGCTGGGCGCGCCGGCTGCCCGATCCCGTGGTCGCCATGGCGTCGGGCTGGATGACGGTGCGCCAGCGCGCCCGGCAGCGCGGCGTCGAGCTGCCGCTGGTCATCTCCGACCATGCCGACTGGGACGAGCTGTGCATGACGATCGAGGAGGTCGGCGCCCCCGAGGTCTGGGTCACCCACGGGCGGGAGGAGGCGCTGGTCCATTACGCCACCGGCCGGGGCATCCGCGCCCGCGCCCTGGCGCTGGTCGGCTTCGACGAGGAGGGGCAGGGAGAGCTTCCGGACCTGGAGCAGCCGCCGGCGGCAAGGGCGGCACCGGCCCAGGGGGCGCTGCTGTGA
- a CDS encoding carbohydrate kinase family protein, which yields MEPTVACIGAAHIDRKATAAGPVVPGSSNPVTLRAGTGGVARNVAENLARLGLSVAMVSRVGADREGDAVLQGLADAGIGVEDCTRSATSPTASYTALLDRGGELVIGLADMGIYDELTVELIEPLLPRLERIPVWFIDCNLPAESLRLLLRRKPEGCTVYVDCVSVAKAARLQGILRGIDTLFANGDEAAYLSHVPIRAPLDVCEAGYRLMCNGVGSVVITRGQEGAFVASPFDYDFFLPPPVDVHEVTGAGDALVAGVIFGRIGGHPMEDAMRIGLACAAWAVEAAETVNPALNADLAIERAGLLRKSA from the coding sequence ATGGAGCCCACCGTCGCCTGCATCGGTGCAGCCCATATCGATCGCAAGGCCACCGCTGCCGGCCCGGTCGTCCCGGGAAGCTCCAATCCCGTCACCCTGCGGGCGGGAACGGGCGGGGTCGCCCGCAACGTGGCGGAGAACCTCGCCCGCCTCGGGCTTTCGGTCGCGATGGTGAGCCGGGTCGGCGCCGACCGGGAGGGCGACGCGGTGCTCCAGGGCTTGGCCGACGCCGGCATCGGCGTGGAGGACTGCACGCGCTCCGCCACCTCGCCGACCGCCTCCTACACCGCCCTGCTGGACCGCGGGGGCGAGCTGGTGATCGGGCTGGCCGACATGGGGATCTACGACGAGCTGACGGTGGAGCTGATCGAGCCGCTGCTGCCCAGGCTGGAGCGCATCCCGGTCTGGTTCATCGACTGCAACCTGCCGGCCGAATCGCTCCGCCTGCTGCTGCGCCGGAAGCCGGAGGGCTGCACGGTCTATGTGGATTGCGTCTCGGTCGCCAAGGCCGCCCGGCTCCAGGGCATCCTGCGCGGGATCGACACGCTGTTCGCCAACGGGGACGAGGCGGCATATCTCTCCCACGTGCCGATCCGCGCGCCGCTGGACGTGTGCGAGGCGGGCTACCGCCTGATGTGCAACGGCGTTGGCAGCGTGGTGATCACCCGGGGGCAGGAAGGAGCCTTCGTCGCCTCCCCCTTCGATTACGACTTCTTCCTGCCGCCGCCGGTCGATGTCCACGAGGTTACCGGCGCGGGCGACGCGCTGGTGGCGGGCGTCATCTTCGGCCGGATAGGCGGCCATCCCATGGAGGACGCGATGCGGATCGGCCTCGCCTGCGCCGCCTGGGCGGTGGAGGCGGCGGAAACCGTGAACCCGGCGCTTAACGCCGACCTGGCCATCGAACGCGCGGGACTTTTGCGGAAATCCGCGTAA
- a CDS encoding ANTAR domain-containing response regulator — translation MRLLVVDENPERSDVVLSGLKEAGYDVVATISKDDDLREGIRTHQPDLVIIDLESPYRDYLENLITINRENPRPIAMFVAQEDSTLISEAIETGVSVYVADGLSPKMVKSILQIAIVQFTKFRRLQEELDRSKTALADRKVVERAKGLLMAHKGVTEEEAYRFLRKLAMDQNKRLAEIAENILSLSQLFKG, via the coding sequence TTGCGCCTTCTGGTCGTCGATGAGAATCCCGAGAGGTCCGATGTCGTCCTGTCCGGCCTCAAGGAAGCCGGGTATGACGTCGTCGCCACCATCAGCAAGGATGACGATCTGCGCGAGGGCATCAGGACGCACCAGCCCGACCTGGTCATCATCGACCTGGAGTCCCCCTACCGCGACTATCTGGAGAACCTGATCACGATCAACCGCGAGAACCCGCGGCCGATCGCGATGTTCGTTGCCCAGGAAGACAGCACGCTGATCAGCGAGGCGATCGAGACCGGGGTCAGCGTCTATGTCGCCGACGGGCTCAGCCCGAAGATGGTCAAGTCGATCCTCCAGATCGCGATCGTGCAGTTCACCAAGTTCCGCAGGCTCCAGGAGGAACTGGACAGGTCCAAGACGGCACTGGCCGACCGCAAGGTGGTCGAGCGGGCCAAGGGCCTGCTGATGGCGCACAAGGGCGTGACCGAAGAAGAGGCATACCGCTTCCTCCGCAAGCTCGCCATGGACCAGAACAAGCGCCTCGCGGAGATCGCGGAGAACATCCTGTCGCTCTCCCAACTGTTCAAGGGCTGA
- a CDS encoding cisplatin damage response ATP-dependent DNA ligase, whose protein sequence is MKRFAELIDALVFTPSRNGKIRLMGDYFTHTPDPERGIALAALTGGLTFTDAKPAALRNLVMTRVDPVLYGWSYDFVGDTAETISLIWPQRPGANHEPTLAEVVETLAETKRADVPRLVERWLDALDAQGRYALIKLITGSMRIGVSARLAKTALAEWGGQNVDDIEEVWHGLTPPYLPLFAWLEGREERPAVGEGAGFRPLMLANPLEDEDIAALDADIYRAEWKWDGIRVQLVAKGGECRIYSRTGDDIGPAFPDMLEAMEFDAVLDGELLVLRDGAVAPFNDLQQRLNRKTVTARMLLDFPAHVRLYDILFEGPEDLRQLGFEERRRRLEDWFARTGPRRMDLSPLLPFSTWGELAELRNGARESSIEGLMLKRFDSAYVAGRPKGPWFKWKRGPLTLDTVLMYAQRGHGKRSSFYSDYTFGAWKGDELVPVGKAYSGFTDEELGMLDRWVRNHTTRRYGPVREVEQGLVLEVAFDSVHRSTRHKSGVAMRFPRVARIRWDKPPAEADRLETLEKLIVE, encoded by the coding sequence GTGAAGCGGTTCGCCGAACTGATCGACGCCCTGGTCTTCACCCCGTCGCGCAACGGCAAGATCCGGCTGATGGGCGACTATTTCACCCATACGCCCGATCCCGAGCGGGGCATCGCGCTGGCGGCGCTGACCGGCGGCCTGACCTTCACCGACGCCAAACCGGCGGCTCTGCGCAACCTCGTCATGACGCGGGTCGATCCGGTGCTGTACGGCTGGTCCTACGATTTCGTCGGCGACACCGCCGAGACCATCTCCCTGATCTGGCCGCAGCGGCCGGGAGCCAACCACGAGCCGACCCTGGCGGAGGTGGTCGAGACGCTGGCCGAGACCAAGCGCGCCGACGTGCCCCGGCTGGTCGAGCGCTGGCTCGACGCGCTGGACGCCCAGGGCCGCTACGCCCTGATCAAGCTGATCACCGGCTCGATGCGTATCGGCGTCTCGGCCCGGCTGGCCAAGACGGCGCTGGCCGAATGGGGCGGGCAGAATGTCGACGACATCGAGGAAGTGTGGCACGGCCTGACGCCGCCCTACCTGCCGCTGTTCGCCTGGCTGGAGGGGCGGGAGGAGCGGCCCGCCGTCGGCGAGGGGGCGGGCTTCCGCCCGCTGATGCTGGCGAACCCGCTGGAGGACGAGGACATCGCGGCGCTGGACGCCGACATCTACCGGGCGGAATGGAAGTGGGACGGCATCCGGGTGCAGCTCGTCGCCAAGGGCGGCGAGTGCCGGATCTATTCGCGGACCGGCGACGACATCGGCCCGGCCTTCCCCGACATGCTGGAGGCGATGGAGTTCGACGCCGTCCTGGACGGCGAACTTCTGGTGCTGCGCGACGGCGCCGTGGCACCGTTCAACGACCTTCAGCAGCGCCTGAACCGCAAGACGGTGACCGCCAGGATGCTGCTCGACTTCCCGGCCCATGTCCGGCTCTACGACATCCTGTTCGAAGGGCCGGAGGATCTGCGGCAGCTCGGTTTCGAGGAGCGGCGCCGCCGGCTGGAGGACTGGTTCGCCCGGACCGGGCCGCGCCGGATGGACCTGTCGCCCCTGCTGCCCTTCTCGACCTGGGGCGAACTGGCGGAGCTGCGCAACGGCGCACGGGAGAGCTCCATCGAGGGGCTGATGCTGAAGCGGTTCGACAGCGCCTATGTCGCCGGCCGGCCGAAGGGGCCGTGGTTCAAGTGGAAGCGCGGGCCGCTGACGCTGGACACCGTGCTGATGTACGCCCAGCGCGGCCACGGCAAGCGGTCATCCTTCTATTCGGACTACACTTTCGGGGCCTGGAAGGGCGACGAGCTGGTGCCGGTCGGCAAGGCCTATTCCGGCTTCACCGACGAGGAGCTGGGAATGCTGGACCGCTGGGTGCGCAACCACACCACCCGGCGCTACGGCCCGGTGCGCGAGGTCGAGCAAGGGCTGGTGCTGGAGGTGGCGTTCGACAGCGTCCACCGCTCGACGCGGCACAAGAGCGGCGTCGCCATGCGCTTTCCGCGCGTCGCCCGCATCCGCTGGGACAAGCCGCCGGCCGAGGCGGACCGGCTGGAGACCCTGGAGAAGCTCATCGTGGAGTAG
- a CDS encoding YciE/YciF ferroxidase family protein codes for MAVKTMQDLMIEELRDIYHAEKQLTRALPKMARAASNEQLKQAFTQHLEETRGQIERLEQVFEKLDTRTRGKHCHAMEGLIEEAKEVMEMGLAPELLDVALIAAAQKVEHYEIAGYGTLHALASASGMKEVAQLLEETLNEEKKTDELLNKLAVGDVNKKAMQAAA; via the coding sequence ATGGCTGTCAAGACGATGCAGGACCTGATGATCGAGGAACTGCGCGACATCTATCATGCGGAAAAGCAGCTGACCCGCGCGCTCCCGAAGATGGCTCGGGCCGCGTCGAACGAACAGCTCAAGCAGGCGTTCACCCAGCATCTCGAGGAGACCCGCGGCCAGATCGAGCGCCTGGAGCAGGTCTTCGAGAAGCTGGACACCCGGACCCGCGGCAAGCATTGCCACGCGATGGAAGGCCTGATTGAGGAAGCCAAGGAAGTCATGGAAATGGGCCTCGCGCCCGAGCTGCTCGACGTGGCCCTGATCGCCGCCGCCCAGAAGGTGGAGCATTACGAGATCGCCGGTTACGGCACGCTGCATGCCCTGGCCTCGGCTTCCGGCATGAAGGAGGTCGCCCAGCTCCTCGAAGAGACCCTCAACGAGGAAAAGAAGACCGACGAGCTGCTGAACAAGCTGGCGGTCGGCGACGTCAACAAGAAGGCCATGCAGGCCGCCGCCTGA
- a CDS encoding CmpA/NrtA family ABC transporter substrate-binding protein → MSKDPALFTSKLTARQDRRGILKAGASLAGTAALLSAIRAVTPAGAWAAGTDGIEKPQLTLGFIPLTDCAPLVIASEKGFFKKHGLDVTLSKEASWANIRDKVMIGALDGAHMLAGMPLAATLGIGAIQKPTVTGFSMDLNGNAITVSTALYDRMVEIDPDTMKKHPVGAAALKKVIDADRKAGKEPLTFAMVFPVSTHNYELRYWMASAGIDPDEDVRLIVIPPPQMVANLQAGNIQGYCVGEPWNARAVQAGIGRTLVTNYDIWNNKIEKVFGVNQDWADANPNTHKALIRALIETAQWMDEPGNRMEVVEIISQKAYVNAPADVVKMSMTGTFQYAPKEPALPMPDFNVFHRYAANFPWRSQAVWYLTQMARWGQIEQPVNFAKTAEAVFRTDIYRDAAKELGVPYPTVDWKSEGTRAEPWTLGDATQPIAMGPDRFLDGRTFDPADPVGYLRGFEVSKLKIDLDALAQANV, encoded by the coding sequence ATGTCCAAGGACCCTGCACTGTTCACCTCCAAGCTCACCGCCCGGCAGGACCGCCGCGGCATCCTCAAGGCCGGCGCCTCGCTCGCCGGGACCGCGGCGCTGCTCTCCGCGATCCGGGCCGTCACCCCGGCGGGCGCCTGGGCGGCCGGCACCGACGGGATCGAGAAGCCGCAGCTGACCCTGGGCTTCATCCCGCTGACCGACTGCGCGCCGCTGGTGATCGCCTCCGAAAAGGGCTTCTTCAAGAAGCACGGCCTGGACGTGACGCTGTCCAAGGAGGCGTCCTGGGCCAACATCCGCGACAAGGTGATGATTGGGGCGCTCGACGGCGCGCACATGCTGGCCGGCATGCCGCTCGCCGCGACGCTCGGCATCGGCGCGATCCAGAAGCCGACGGTCACCGGGTTCTCCATGGACCTAAACGGCAACGCCATCACCGTTTCGACGGCCCTCTACGACCGCATGGTCGAGATCGACCCCGACACCATGAAGAAGCACCCGGTCGGCGCCGCCGCCCTGAAGAAGGTGATCGACGCCGACAGGAAGGCCGGGAAGGAGCCGCTGACCTTCGCCATGGTGTTCCCGGTCAGCACCCACAATTACGAGCTGCGCTACTGGATGGCGTCGGCCGGCATCGATCCGGACGAGGACGTCCGCCTGATCGTGATCCCTCCGCCGCAGATGGTCGCCAACCTCCAGGCCGGCAACATCCAGGGCTACTGCGTCGGCGAGCCGTGGAACGCGCGCGCCGTGCAGGCCGGGATCGGCCGCACCCTGGTGACGAACTACGACATCTGGAACAACAAGATCGAGAAGGTCTTCGGCGTCAACCAGGACTGGGCCGACGCCAACCCCAACACCCACAAAGCCCTGATCCGCGCGCTGATCGAGACGGCGCAGTGGATGGACGAGCCGGGCAACAGGATGGAGGTGGTCGAGATCATCTCGCAGAAGGCCTACGTCAACGCGCCGGCCGACGTGGTCAAGATGTCGATGACCGGCACCTTCCAGTACGCGCCGAAGGAACCGGCACTGCCGATGCCGGACTTCAACGTGTTCCACCGCTATGCCGCCAATTTCCCGTGGCGCAGCCAGGCCGTGTGGTACCTGACCCAGATGGCGCGCTGGGGCCAGATCGAGCAGCCGGTCAATTTCGCGAAGACCGCCGAGGCGGTGTTCCGCACCGACATCTACCGGGATGCCGCCAAGGAACTGGGCGTCCCCTACCCGACCGTGGACTGGAAGTCAGAAGGAACGCGGGCGGAGCCCTGGACCCTGGGGGACGCCACCCAGCCGATCGCCATGGGGCCGGACCGCTTCCTCGACGGCCGCACCTTCGATCCGGCCGACCCGGTGGGATACCTGCGCGGCTTCGAGGTTTCGAAACTCAAGATCGACCTGGACGCGCTCGCCCAGGCCAACGTCTGA
- a CDS encoding cytochrome c oxidase assembly protein yields the protein MPIHLPLLIALLLLPEPAVAHGLTVIPPEGIWYAWSIDPLVLVPLALTHWLYGRGVTRMWTRAGAGRGVARWRAACFLAGEVTLVLALVWPFDAVGGTLFSAHMVQHMLLMVVAAPLLVLGAPLAPMMRALPERWRPGAAAAVRRLRPGRFLTRPSVAAVIQGVALWAWHAPAPFQAALLDDAVHTAEHVTFMASAVLFWWSVLHAGRDGPNGYGAAAAWTLVTVLHGGMLGALLTFARVPLYPAYGDSASLWGLTALEDQQLAGLIMWVPTGIIHLGAGLWLIGAWLSAVSRRNANVTEPT from the coding sequence ATGCCGATCCATTTGCCCCTGCTTATCGCCCTTCTTTTGCTGCCGGAGCCGGCCGTAGCCCACGGGCTGACCGTGATACCGCCGGAGGGGATCTGGTATGCTTGGTCGATCGATCCCCTGGTGCTGGTCCCGCTCGCGCTGACGCACTGGCTGTATGGGCGGGGAGTGACGCGGATGTGGACCCGCGCCGGAGCCGGACGCGGAGTTGCGCGCTGGCGCGCGGCCTGTTTCCTCGCGGGGGAAGTCACGCTGGTCCTGGCGCTGGTGTGGCCGTTCGACGCGGTGGGCGGCACCCTGTTCTCGGCCCACATGGTCCAGCACATGCTGCTGATGGTGGTCGCGGCACCGCTGCTGGTGCTGGGCGCCCCGCTCGCCCCGATGATGCGGGCGCTGCCGGAACGGTGGCGGCCGGGTGCCGCGGCGGCGGTGCGGCGGCTTCGGCCGGGGCGGTTCCTGACCAGGCCTTCGGTGGCGGCGGTGATCCAGGGTGTCGCCCTGTGGGCCTGGCACGCGCCGGCGCCGTTCCAGGCGGCGCTGCTGGACGACGCGGTCCACACGGCCGAGCACGTCACCTTCATGGCGAGCGCCGTGCTGTTCTGGTGGAGCGTGCTGCATGCCGGGCGGGACGGCCCGAACGGCTACGGCGCCGCTGCGGCCTGGACCCTGGTGACCGTGCTCCACGGCGGCATGCTGGGAGCCCTGTTGACCTTCGCGCGTGTTCCGCTCTACCCCGCCTACGGCGATTCCGCGTCGCTCTGGGGGTTGACCGCGCTGGAGGACCAGCAGCTGGCCGGGCTGATCATGTGGGTCCCGACCGGCATCATCCATCTGGGCGCCGGGCTGTGGCTGATCGGCGCCTGGCTTTCCGCCGTCTCGCGCCGCAACGCAAACGTCACGGAACCGACCTGA